From one Halosimplex rubrum genomic stretch:
- a CDS encoding thiolase family protein — MSDATPVIVQARRTPQGKEDGAFADVRSEDLSVPLVNEMLADTGLASEQVDDLLWGCAQQRDEQGNNMARVVALLSDLGESVPAATINRWCASSAEAIMRGADAIAAGQRDCVIAGGVESMSRVELGQNTHNVHPRLAELYNIGELQMGMTAEKVAEEYDVSREAQDEFALRSHERAADATDSGRFDDEIVPVETDEGAVDEDEGIRRDSSLETLAGLPTVFKSEGTITPGNASQISDGASGTMITSRAFADDHGLDVLAEVGDHMVAGVDPTIMGVGPVPAVRKLCERTGRDTDDYDLVELNEAFASQALYCRRELGFDDEIYNVNGGAIAIGHPLGASGARLPVTLIHEMNKRDADLGLATECVGFGQGAAIEFSLP; from the coding sequence ATGAGCGACGCGACACCGGTCATCGTGCAGGCGCGGCGGACACCGCAAGGCAAGGAAGACGGCGCTTTCGCGGACGTGCGCAGCGAGGACCTGTCGGTCCCGCTGGTGAACGAGATGCTCGCCGACACGGGACTGGCGAGCGAACAGGTCGACGACCTGCTGTGGGGCTGTGCCCAGCAGCGCGACGAGCAGGGAAACAACATGGCCCGCGTGGTCGCCTTGCTCTCGGATCTTGGCGAGTCCGTACCGGCCGCGACCATCAACCGCTGGTGTGCCTCCTCGGCGGAGGCGATCATGCGCGGCGCCGACGCCATCGCGGCGGGCCAACGGGACTGCGTCATCGCCGGCGGCGTCGAGTCGATGAGTCGGGTCGAACTCGGGCAGAACACCCACAACGTCCACCCGCGGCTGGCCGAACTCTACAACATCGGCGAGCTCCAGATGGGCATGACCGCCGAGAAGGTCGCCGAGGAGTACGACGTGAGCCGCGAGGCTCAGGACGAGTTCGCGCTTCGCAGTCACGAGCGGGCGGCCGACGCGACGGATTCGGGTCGGTTCGACGACGAGATCGTCCCTGTCGAGACCGACGAGGGCGCCGTCGACGAAGACGAGGGGATCCGCCGGGACTCCTCGCTGGAGACGCTGGCGGGCCTGCCCACCGTCTTCAAGAGCGAGGGGACGATCACGCCGGGTAACGCCTCCCAGATCTCCGACGGCGCCTCGGGGACGATGATAACCTCCCGCGCCTTCGCCGACGACCACGGTCTGGACGTGCTCGCCGAGGTGGGCGACCACATGGTCGCGGGCGTCGACCCGACGATCATGGGCGTTGGTCCCGTCCCGGCGGTCCGGAAGCTCTGCGAGCGGACCGGCCGCGACACCGACGACTACGATCTGGTCGAACTCAACGAGGCGTTCGCGAGCCAGGCGCTGTACTGCCGGCGCGAACTCGGCTTCGACGACGAGATCTACAACGTCAACGGCGGCGCCATCGCCATCGGCCACCCGCTCGGCGCCTCCGGCGCGCGCCTGCCAGTCACGCTGATCCACGAGATGAACAAGCGCGACGCCGACCTGGGGCTCGCGACCGAGTGCGTCGGCTTCGGACAGGGCGCGGCCATCGAGTTCTCGCTGCCGTAG
- a CDS encoding PAS domain-containing protein, which produces MLSAPLVGGPVLGAVAAAFGWYAWRLRGARGRPGGTGLVALVALLAVVTLAEAAVIAAGWPSPLLHPLTQVAVFGGTVCWAAFVVAYTGRTGSSRVILGLVAVAPAVGCLGAVLRVTQVLPLEPTFEGIGAAYLLLLGTPTVVSFGLLVGLSILLAWDATRYASFERSRGAALALIGGSLAAAPMLTSTLETGGTISVPTGAVVVQSTVLAAVAVAVAVGRPYRSLPIAEAIGRDAIVSNLNDAVVVVDGDARIVDMNRSAEALFERSLEEVVREPLSALVDADLLGSEGLPTESTIPFQGSAGKRYFDVSVSRVRRDANAEAGYAVALRDVTDERIRGQRLEVLQRVLRHNVRNDMTAVYAMADAVAESGDERVAERLRETADSLVDVSERARAVEESMCLDPASDDAADVSALVTEVAAVLREQGHDVSVTTDGDAEVHRSAELVASICEHLLSYATGNADAPVAVTVERDGSHVDVAVESDGRFLPEQDAAAVTNGGETQLEHANDLEIWAVSWGAERLGGELVPDCEHGRHVGVRIPVE; this is translated from the coding sequence GTGCTTTCGGCGCCGCTGGTCGGTGGGCCGGTACTGGGCGCCGTGGCCGCCGCGTTCGGGTGGTACGCGTGGCGGTTGCGGGGGGCGCGCGGTCGGCCGGGTGGGACCGGGCTGGTCGCGCTAGTGGCGTTGCTCGCGGTCGTGACGCTGGCGGAGGCCGCGGTGATCGCCGCCGGCTGGCCGTCCCCGCTGTTGCATCCGCTGACGCAGGTCGCGGTCTTCGGGGGGACGGTCTGCTGGGCGGCGTTCGTCGTCGCCTACACGGGACGCACGGGTTCCAGTCGGGTGATCCTCGGGCTGGTCGCGGTCGCCCCTGCGGTCGGCTGCCTCGGGGCGGTCCTCCGGGTGACGCAGGTGTTGCCGCTCGAACCCACGTTCGAGGGGATCGGCGCCGCGTATCTCCTCCTGCTCGGGACGCCGACGGTCGTGTCGTTCGGGCTGCTCGTCGGGCTCTCGATCCTGCTCGCGTGGGACGCGACCCGGTACGCGTCCTTCGAGCGGTCGCGGGGCGCCGCGTTAGCGCTGATCGGCGGGTCGCTCGCGGCGGCGCCGATGCTGACCTCGACGCTGGAGACCGGCGGGACCATCTCGGTGCCGACCGGCGCCGTCGTCGTCCAGTCGACGGTGCTGGCCGCGGTCGCGGTCGCCGTCGCGGTCGGGCGGCCCTACCGCTCGCTGCCCATCGCGGAGGCGATCGGCCGCGACGCGATCGTCTCGAACCTCAACGACGCGGTCGTGGTCGTCGACGGCGACGCGCGGATCGTCGACATGAACCGGTCGGCGGAGGCGCTGTTCGAGCGGTCGCTCGAGGAGGTGGTCCGCGAGCCGCTGTCGGCGCTGGTCGACGCCGACCTGCTGGGGTCCGAGGGGCTGCCGACCGAGTCGACGATCCCCTTCCAGGGGTCGGCGGGCAAGCGCTACTTCGACGTGTCGGTCTCGCGGGTGCGCCGCGACGCGAACGCCGAGGCGGGCTACGCGGTGGCGCTGCGGGACGTGACCGACGAGCGCATCCGCGGCCAGCGCCTGGAGGTCCTCCAGCGGGTGCTCCGACACAACGTCCGCAACGACATGACGGCGGTGTACGCGATGGCCGACGCGGTCGCCGAGTCGGGCGACGAACGGGTCGCCGAGCGGCTCCGCGAGACGGCCGACTCGCTGGTCGACGTGAGCGAGCGGGCCCGCGCCGTCGAGGAGAGCATGTGTCTCGACCCGGCGAGCGACGACGCGGCCGACGTGAGCGCGCTGGTGACCGAGGTCGCCGCCGTCCTCCGCGAGCAGGGTCACGACGTGTCGGTGACGACCGACGGCGACGCCGAGGTCCACCGCTCGGCGGAGCTGGTCGCGTCGATCTGCGAACACCTGCTGTCGTACGCGACCGGCAACGCCGACGCGCCGGTCGCCGTGACCGTCGAGCGCGACGGCTCCCACGTCGACGTGGCCGTCGAGAGCGACGGTCGATTCCTCCCCGAGCAGGACGCGGCGGCGGTGACCAACGGCGGGGAGACCCAGCTCGAACACGCCAACGACCTGGAGATCTGGGCGGTCTCGTGGGGCGCCGAGCGGCTCGGCGGCGAACTGGTGCCCGACTGCGAGCACGGTCGGCACGTCGGCGTCCGGATCCCGGTGGAGTGA
- a CDS encoding cation:proton antiporter domain-containing protein, whose product MAESTLLLLVAGIIAVGVLAQILADRLQVPAIVFYIVAGLVLGQPGLEIITRETFGGALSTVVGFAVAIIVFEGAFHLKVERIRTAPQAALRLVTVGAVLALAGTAVAVRLVFGVSWNLSLVIGSLLVATGPTVVTPILSIVPVRDRVATALEFEGIVNDVTAAILAVVFFQTVLPETAGNGIVRGFVVRLGVGLLFGVVVAGAVYYLLRYVDLSPGDAPRNARLLVLAGALVAFAAANFEATEAGVAAAATAGFLLGNADVPYEAEIEAFKGDLTLLVLAFVFIGLAALLDPAALVEVGVGGLVVVAAIALVIRPALVFLSTAGDRFTRQERTFMSLVGPRGIIPASVATLFAVQFQEAGLVEEANILLGTVFLAILLTAVFEGGLARHLARYLNVIPMRVIIVGGGRVGRSLAERLENRGENVVIVETDESVAQTVRNAGFTAIIGDGTDTELLREAGADNAKTVVAATGDDDANLLVAQLSSSKFDVENVIARANNPDNVDAFEDLGVRTISSSMATAWAIDNQIERPAIAHWMTDVGQSGDVQEVEVTSEEIAGKPVREVGPMLPDACLIALVGKGDYTTAEVPGPDYVVELGDHVTLLGQREAVREGMKLVNPD is encoded by the coding sequence ATGGCCGAGAGTACGTTGCTCCTGCTGGTCGCCGGTATCATCGCTGTCGGGGTGCTGGCTCAGATCCTGGCCGACCGCCTCCAGGTGCCGGCCATCGTCTTCTACATCGTCGCCGGGCTGGTGCTGGGCCAGCCGGGGCTGGAGATCATCACGCGGGAGACGTTCGGCGGCGCCCTCTCGACGGTCGTCGGGTTCGCCGTCGCGATCATCGTCTTCGAGGGCGCCTTCCACCTGAAAGTCGAGCGCATCCGGACGGCGCCCCAGGCCGCGCTGCGGCTGGTCACCGTCGGCGCGGTCCTGGCGCTGGCCGGGACCGCCGTGGCCGTGCGACTGGTCTTCGGCGTGAGCTGGAACCTCTCGCTGGTGATCGGGTCGCTGCTGGTCGCGACCGGCCCGACGGTCGTTACCCCGATCCTCAGCATCGTCCCGGTGCGCGACCGGGTGGCGACCGCCCTGGAGTTCGAGGGCATCGTCAACGACGTGACCGCGGCGATCCTCGCGGTCGTCTTCTTCCAGACGGTCCTGCCGGAGACGGCCGGCAACGGCATCGTCCGCGGGTTCGTCGTCCGGCTCGGGGTCGGCCTGCTGTTCGGCGTCGTCGTCGCGGGCGCCGTCTACTACCTGCTTCGGTACGTCGACCTCTCGCCGGGTGACGCACCGCGCAACGCCCGCCTGCTGGTGCTCGCGGGCGCTCTGGTCGCGTTCGCCGCCGCGAACTTCGAGGCGACCGAGGCGGGCGTCGCCGCGGCCGCGACCGCGGGCTTCCTGCTCGGGAACGCCGACGTGCCCTACGAGGCGGAGATCGAGGCGTTCAAGGGCGACCTGACGCTGCTGGTCCTGGCGTTCGTCTTCATCGGCCTCGCGGCGCTGCTCGACCCCGCGGCACTGGTCGAAGTCGGCGTCGGCGGACTGGTCGTCGTGGCCGCGATCGCACTCGTGATCCGCCCGGCGCTGGTCTTCCTGTCGACCGCCGGCGACCGGTTCACCCGCCAGGAGCGGACGTTCATGAGCCTGGTCGGGCCGCGGGGCATCATCCCGGCCTCGGTCGCGACGCTCTTTGCGGTCCAGTTCCAGGAGGCCGGACTCGTCGAGGAAGCGAACATCCTTCTGGGGACGGTCTTTCTCGCGATCTTGCTGACGGCCGTCTTCGAGGGCGGCCTCGCGCGCCACCTCGCGCGCTATCTGAACGTCATACCCATGAGAGTCATCATCGTCGGCGGCGGCCGGGTCGGCCGGTCGCTCGCCGAACGGCTGGAGAACCGGGGCGAGAACGTCGTCATCGTCGAGACGGACGAGTCGGTCGCACAGACGGTCCGCAACGCCGGGTTCACCGCCATCATCGGCGACGGGACGGACACCGAACTCCTCCGGGAGGCCGGCGCGGACAACGCCAAGACGGTCGTCGCCGCGACCGGCGACGACGACGCGAACCTCCTCGTCGCGCAGCTGTCGAGCTCGAAGTTCGACGTCGAGAACGTCATCGCGCGGGCCAACAACCCCGACAACGTCGACGCCTTCGAGGACCTGGGCGTCCGCACCATCTCCTCGTCGATGGCCACCGCCTGGGCGATCGACAACCAGATCGAACGCCCCGCCATCGCCCACTGGATGACCGACGTCGGCCAGTCGGGCGACGTCCAGGAGGTCGAAGTCACCAGCGAGGAGATCGCCGGCAAGCCCGTCCGGGAGGTCGGGCCGATGCTCCCCGACGCCTGTCTCATCGCGCTGGTCGGCAAGGGCGACTACACCACCGCGGAGGTCCCCGGCCCGGACTACGTCGTCGAACTCGGCGACCACGTCACGCTGCTGGGCCAGCGCGAGGCGGTCCGCGAGGGAATGAAGCTCGTCAACCCGGACTGA
- a CDS encoding formate/nitrite transporter family protein gives MADTDHESRAHREDADDVPETGEVVPGRFSSDEVFQRIVADADHEITSGFRELFFSGVAGGFAITITFLLYASLSASTESPVLAVLLYPLGFVYIIIGGYQLYTENTLPPVALTLERLASLPALVRHWLIVLAGNFAGGAVGAVVLAYGGVFEPAAAEYALGLAQNGVETPITALFFKAAFAGLIVAGVVWMDFAARDTISRIAVVYMAFLAIPLGNLFHVVVSFTEVVYTMLAGDLALTVGLFEFVLPVLLGNTLGGILLVTVVNYYQTSERRLEIEQFENVRRLSLREMLLGNLAGRSYVPLVDTLEDFVRDPESYRILVPIANPRTETALVEFACALASTREKGTVHAVHIVQAPTNRPLDDGDRARITRESERLMGDLKQQVGREDVTVETSTIVSSRSFEEVFDRARRTRPDLALMGWGQGRLWNAARAERPLDELTNRLPCDFLVVKDRGLDPSRVLLPTAGGPDSDLSAEVARALRTDAGAEVSLLHVVDGADEREAGQRFLAEWSEAHDLDGAAAIVDDSGDVEAAIESAADDHTMVLLGATERGMISRLVTDSLHLDVVNDVDASVLFAERPTDRPLAERLFGSGRREQSGEGSDR, from the coding sequence ATGGCCGACACCGACCACGAGTCGCGGGCACACCGGGAGGACGCCGACGACGTCCCCGAGACCGGGGAGGTCGTGCCCGGTCGGTTCTCCTCGGACGAGGTGTTCCAGCGGATCGTCGCCGACGCCGACCACGAGATCACGTCCGGCTTCCGCGAGCTGTTCTTCAGCGGCGTGGCCGGCGGGTTCGCGATCACGATCACCTTCCTGCTGTACGCCTCGCTGTCGGCGTCGACGGAGTCGCCGGTCCTCGCCGTGTTGCTCTACCCCCTGGGGTTCGTCTACATCATCATCGGCGGCTACCAGCTCTACACCGAGAACACGCTCCCGCCGGTCGCGCTGACGCTGGAGCGACTGGCCAGCCTCCCGGCGCTGGTGCGCCACTGGCTGATCGTCCTCGCGGGGAACTTCGCCGGCGGCGCCGTCGGCGCGGTCGTGCTCGCCTACGGGGGCGTCTTCGAACCGGCCGCGGCGGAGTACGCGCTCGGGCTGGCACAGAACGGCGTCGAGACGCCGATCACCGCCCTCTTCTTCAAGGCCGCCTTCGCCGGGCTGATCGTCGCCGGCGTCGTCTGGATGGACTTCGCCGCCCGCGACACCATCTCCCGGATCGCCGTCGTCTACATGGCGTTCCTGGCGATCCCGCTGGGCAACCTCTTCCACGTCGTCGTCTCGTTCACCGAGGTAGTGTACACGATGCTGGCCGGCGACCTCGCGCTGACCGTCGGCCTCTTCGAGTTCGTGCTCCCCGTCCTGCTGGGCAACACCCTCGGCGGCATCCTGCTGGTCACCGTCGTCAACTACTACCAGACCAGCGAGCGCCGCCTGGAGATTGAGCAGTTCGAGAACGTCCGCCGGCTCTCGCTGCGTGAGATGCTGCTGGGCAACCTCGCCGGGCGGTCGTACGTCCCGCTGGTCGACACCTTAGAGGACTTCGTCCGCGACCCGGAGTCCTACCGCATCCTGGTTCCCATCGCGAACCCGCGGACCGAGACGGCGCTCGTCGAGTTCGCCTGCGCGCTGGCGAGCACCCGCGAGAAGGGGACCGTCCACGCCGTCCACATCGTCCAGGCGCCGACGAACCGCCCGCTCGACGACGGTGACCGCGCTCGGATAACCCGCGAGTCCGAGCGGCTCATGGGCGACCTGAAGCAGCAGGTCGGCCGCGAGGACGTGACCGTCGAAACCTCGACGATCGTCTCCTCGCGCTCGTTCGAAGAGGTGTTCGACCGGGCGCGGCGCACCCGACCGGACCTGGCGCTGATGGGCTGGGGGCAGGGCCGACTCTGGAACGCCGCCCGCGCCGAGCGGCCGCTCGACGAACTGACCAATCGCCTCCCCTGTGACTTCCTCGTCGTCAAGGACCGCGGACTCGACCCCTCGCGGGTCCTGCTACCCACCGCGGGTGGCCCGGACTCCGATCTCAGCGCCGAGGTCGCCCGCGCGCTCCGGACGGACGCCGGCGCCGAGGTGTCGCTGTTGCACGTCGTCGACGGCGCCGACGAGCGCGAGGCGGGCCAGCGGTTCCTCGCGGAGTGGAGCGAGGCGCACGACCTGGACGGGGCGGCCGCGATCGTCGACGACTCCGGCGACGTCGAGGCGGCGATCGAGTCGGCGGCCGACGACCACACCATGGTGTTGCTCGGGGCGACCGAGCGGGGGATGATCTCGCGGCTGGTCACCGACTCGCTGCACCTCGACGTGGTCAACGACGTCGACGCCTCCGTGCTGTTCGCCGAGCGACCCACCGACCGGCCGCTGGCCGAGCGGCTGTTCGGGAGCGGTCGCCGGGAGCAGAGCGGCGAAGGGTCCGACAGGTGA